A single genomic interval of Haloterrigena salifodinae harbors:
- a CDS encoding GNAT family N-acetyltransferase, giving the protein MYVRDAKNREEVWLLDHIEAMGLDETAFRSRDYVVAVDEASGEKAGFGRIRIHKTDGTASANADSDRAGGRADDVCELTSIGVPEGWREQGVGAHVVERLVEYAGDEGFDTVYALTGEGAYLAQFGFERVEESELPAVLRDRLEDKRDGVDPDAVPLTIDVDRFRMPDRLREAFKRAPEGREDVSNDESAEDFGIDTESATYKYDTGR; this is encoded by the coding sequence ATGTACGTGCGGGACGCGAAAAACAGGGAAGAGGTCTGGTTGCTCGATCACATCGAGGCGATGGGGCTCGACGAGACGGCGTTCCGCTCGCGCGACTACGTCGTCGCGGTGGACGAAGCCTCCGGCGAGAAGGCCGGCTTCGGGCGGATCCGGATCCACAAAACCGACGGCACTGCGTCGGCTAACGCCGACTCCGATCGCGCTGGCGGGCGCGCGGACGACGTCTGCGAACTGACCAGTATCGGCGTGCCCGAGGGCTGGCGCGAACAGGGCGTCGGCGCCCACGTCGTCGAACGGCTCGTCGAGTACGCCGGCGACGAAGGGTTCGACACCGTCTACGCGCTGACCGGCGAGGGTGCCTACCTCGCCCAGTTCGGCTTCGAGCGCGTCGAGGAGTCGGAACTGCCGGCGGTGCTCCGGGACCGACTCGAGGACAAGCGCGACGGCGTCGATCCGGACGCCGTGCCGCTCACGATCGACGTCGACCGGTTCCGAATGCCCGACCGCCTCCGCGAGGCGTTCAAACGCGCTCCCGAGGGCCGCGAGGACGTGTCGAACGACGAATCGGCCGAGGACTTCGGAATCGACACCGAGTCGGCGACGTACAAGTACGATACGGGTCGATAA
- a CDS encoding M48 family metallopeptidase, with translation MRSRSTGTRFLMVAVGCLLLLTYLGVAGIGYLALATLWRAAPGPATTALVVVGTGLLVGYLSYRFGTLAVLSRLEAVELPRSRAPKLYYRLDRLEERMGVGAPTIYVAQLPAPNAFAIGSARSGAIVLDRSLLRFLTVDELEGLLAHELAHLEGYDAFVQTLALSVFQTVAGLLFLLVSPLLLATVGAARAIAWMRGRPGAWPHTIFGRLLRRLERGVQLAFLLVTLAVRAHSRRREYAADDRAAAVTGNPLALARALRKIQRVADPRRGLLSPLYVHTEDDDWTRLFSTHPDTSERVERLVERARTGSANGRSKRVQ, from the coding sequence ATGCGTTCCCGCTCGACGGGCACCCGCTTCCTGATGGTCGCCGTCGGCTGCCTGCTCCTCCTAACGTATCTCGGGGTCGCCGGGATCGGCTACCTGGCGCTCGCTACCCTCTGGCGGGCGGCCCCCGGCCCCGCGACGACCGCGCTCGTCGTCGTCGGTACCGGACTGCTGGTCGGCTACCTGAGCTACCGATTCGGCACGTTGGCGGTTCTCTCGCGGCTCGAGGCCGTCGAACTCCCGCGGTCGCGGGCCCCGAAGCTCTACTACCGTCTCGACCGCCTCGAGGAACGGATGGGCGTCGGCGCGCCGACGATCTACGTCGCTCAACTCCCGGCGCCCAACGCGTTCGCCATCGGCTCGGCGCGCAGCGGCGCGATCGTCCTCGACCGGTCGCTGCTTCGGTTCCTGACCGTCGACGAACTCGAGGGGCTGCTCGCCCACGAACTCGCCCACCTCGAGGGGTACGACGCGTTCGTCCAGACGCTGGCGCTGAGCGTGTTCCAGACGGTCGCCGGACTCCTCTTCTTGCTTGTCTCGCCGCTCCTGCTGGCGACCGTCGGCGCCGCGCGAGCGATCGCGTGGATGCGCGGCCGCCCCGGTGCGTGGCCGCATACGATCTTCGGTCGCCTCCTCCGGCGCCTCGAGCGCGGCGTCCAGCTGGCGTTCCTGCTGGTGACCCTCGCCGTCCGCGCCCACTCGCGTCGGCGGGAGTACGCCGCCGACGACCGCGCGGCCGCGGTCACCGGGAACCCGCTCGCGCTCGCCCGCGCGCTCCGGAAGATCCAGCGCGTGGCCGATCCGCGCCGCGGGCTGCTCTCGCCGCTGTACGTGCACACCGAGGACGACGACTGGACGCGACTCTTCTCGACGCACCCCGACACGAGCGAGCGGGTCGAACGGTTGGTCGAACGGGCGCGGACCGGCTCGGCGAACGGCCGGTCGAAACGGGTTCAGTGA
- a CDS encoding HAD family hydrolase: protein MQYDAVLFDFDGVVVENPSPRRMYDALARTYEQLGRSDPAAETVQEVLSGDFESIADRCRQLEVDTDTFCSQAASEMIRTQLADVERGLRSMYDDVAAVRSLEAPLGVVSDNHPTVVSRLLDRFGLRSLFETVYGCPLTPDGLSRRKPDPTNIERAMDSLEAESALYVGDRPVDVQAAHNAGIDSALVARADDEMETGTAESPDAAPTYRLASLTQLPAVLE, encoded by the coding sequence ATGCAGTACGACGCCGTTCTGTTCGACTTCGACGGCGTCGTGGTCGAGAATCCCTCGCCACGGCGCATGTACGACGCGCTCGCGCGGACCTACGAGCAGCTCGGCCGCTCCGACCCCGCAGCGGAGACGGTCCAAGAGGTACTGAGCGGCGACTTCGAATCGATCGCCGACCGCTGTCGACAGCTCGAGGTCGACACCGATACCTTCTGTTCGCAGGCGGCCAGCGAAATGATCCGGACCCAGCTCGCGGACGTCGAACGCGGCCTGCGTTCGATGTACGACGACGTCGCCGCCGTGCGATCGCTCGAGGCGCCGCTGGGGGTCGTCAGCGACAACCACCCGACCGTGGTCTCGCGGCTGCTCGACCGCTTCGGCCTTCGATCGCTGTTCGAGACCGTCTACGGCTGTCCGCTCACACCCGACGGCCTCTCTCGGCGCAAGCCCGATCCGACCAACATCGAACGCGCCATGGACTCCCTCGAGGCCGAGTCGGCGCTGTACGTCGGCGATCGACCGGTCGACGTGCAGGCGGCCCACAACGCGGGCATCGACTCGGCGCTAGTCGCCCGCGCGGACGACGAGATGGAGACCGGAACGGCGGAGTCGCCCGACGCCGCTCCCACCTACCGACTGGCCTCGCTCACCCAGTTGCCAGCGGTCCTCGAGTAA
- a CDS encoding PAS domain-containing sensor histidine kinase, whose protein sequence is MKTSDSSSSITIDDVRRFFTQLDQPETPISVEEITSELDCTPQTARGYLEDLTEQGELRTKQIDGSTRVWWSTESGGMDRQNPDSEQLSAFVREVKDYAIFMLDPEGTVVSWNEGAKRIKGYSAGEIIGQHFSAFYTKDDIATDVPEQNLERAAAEGRVEDEGWRIRKDGSRFWANVTITAIRDNGELQGFTKVTRDMTERREYEQQLEKQADQLERRRTELEQELDEVFERIDDAFYALDDEFRYEYVNEHAEEHFGEPAGKLIGQKPWKVLGVDKSDPIFERFDEALATQEPLRFKRYSEPLGIWAMIRIYPSESGLSVYFEDITQRKERERELERVYDLLERAEHIADVGGWEIDPDTRDVFWTDHLFEILEIPSDEEPPLDEALDVYLDDDRPNVERAIDKAVQSGTSFDVETRFRTPTGEVRWLRVIGEPDIEDGEVVSLRGAAQDITEQKERERELQQIRDRMEFALNATDAIVWDWNVDENQTSFYPSAESLYGTTVETWDDFIEIVHPDDREQTEEKIRKSLETGEPKEEEIRIDRDGEERWIEAPGRPIEDEDGSTRMIGVARDITERKTFEQKLRESNERLEQFAYAASHDLQEPLRMVSSYLQLLDQRYGDELDEDGREYINFAVDGAARMREMIDGLLEYSRVETQGDPFEPIGLETVLEDVLDNLQFRIEEHDTEITSEDLPEVEGDASQLRQVFQNLLENAIEYSGDAPPQVHISAERAGNKWVVSVSDDGIGIDPDDQDRIFEIFQRLHSREEHDGTGIGLALCNRIVERHGGEIWIDSEPDDGTTFSFSLPAVENNC, encoded by the coding sequence ATGAAAACCTCGGACTCTTCCTCTAGTATCACTATCGACGATGTTCGGAGATTCTTTACCCAATTAGACCAGCCAGAGACCCCGATATCGGTTGAAGAAATCACCTCGGAGCTGGACTGTACACCACAGACGGCACGCGGTTATCTGGAGGATCTCACCGAACAGGGAGAGTTGCGAACGAAACAAATCGATGGTTCCACCCGGGTGTGGTGGTCCACTGAGAGCGGTGGGATGGACCGTCAAAATCCGGACAGTGAGCAGCTCAGTGCCTTTGTAAGAGAGGTCAAGGATTACGCCATCTTCATGCTCGATCCCGAGGGCACGGTCGTTAGTTGGAACGAGGGAGCCAAGCGAATCAAGGGGTATTCCGCCGGCGAAATTATCGGCCAGCACTTCTCGGCGTTTTATACGAAGGACGATATCGCCACTGACGTTCCCGAGCAGAACCTCGAACGGGCCGCGGCCGAAGGCCGCGTCGAGGACGAAGGGTGGCGGATTCGGAAAGACGGCTCGCGCTTCTGGGCGAACGTCACGATCACTGCCATCAGAGACAACGGAGAGCTTCAAGGATTCACTAAGGTCACTCGAGACATGACCGAGCGGCGTGAGTACGAGCAACAGCTCGAAAAACAAGCCGACCAGCTCGAACGTCGGCGGACCGAACTCGAACAGGAGCTCGATGAGGTCTTCGAGCGAATTGACGACGCCTTCTACGCGCTCGACGATGAGTTCCGGTACGAATACGTGAACGAACACGCCGAAGAGCATTTCGGGGAGCCGGCCGGCAAACTCATCGGTCAGAAACCGTGGAAAGTGCTTGGTGTCGATAAATCCGACCCGATCTTCGAACGGTTTGACGAGGCCTTAGCAACGCAGGAACCGCTGCGGTTTAAACGCTACTCGGAGCCACTCGGCATCTGGGCGATGATTCGGATTTACCCCTCCGAATCTGGCCTCTCCGTGTACTTCGAAGATATAACCCAGCGCAAAGAGCGCGAACGGGAACTCGAACGGGTGTACGATCTTCTCGAGCGTGCGGAGCACATTGCGGACGTCGGCGGTTGGGAGATTGATCCGGATACGCGCGACGTCTTCTGGACGGATCATCTCTTCGAGATTCTGGAGATTCCCTCTGACGAAGAGCCGCCATTGGATGAAGCGTTGGACGTGTATCTCGATGATGATCGACCGAATGTCGAGCGTGCTATCGATAAGGCGGTTCAATCTGGCACGTCCTTCGACGTCGAGACTCGGTTCCGGACGCCTACCGGCGAGGTGCGGTGGCTCCGAGTCATCGGTGAACCCGATATTGAGGACGGAGAGGTCGTTTCGCTCCGCGGCGCTGCCCAAGATATCACGGAACAGAAAGAACGCGAACGGGAACTCCAACAGATCCGGGACCGAATGGAGTTCGCGCTCAACGCCACGGATGCAATCGTTTGGGACTGGAATGTCGACGAGAATCAGACGTCCTTCTACCCCTCAGCGGAGTCGTTGTACGGGACCACTGTCGAGACCTGGGACGATTTCATCGAGATCGTCCACCCTGACGACCGAGAACAAACCGAGGAAAAGATCAGGAAATCACTCGAAACAGGTGAACCAAAAGAGGAAGAAATCCGGATTGATCGGGACGGAGAAGAGCGCTGGATCGAAGCTCCAGGTCGGCCTATCGAAGACGAGGACGGATCGACGCGGATGATCGGCGTCGCACGGGACATTACCGAACGGAAGACCTTCGAGCAGAAGTTGCGAGAGTCAAACGAGCGGCTCGAACAGTTCGCCTACGCGGCTTCCCACGATCTCCAAGAGCCACTCCGGATGGTATCCAGCTATCTCCAATTGCTCGACCAGCGTTACGGCGACGAACTCGACGAGGACGGCCGTGAATACATCAACTTCGCTGTGGATGGCGCGGCCAGAATGCGGGAGATGATCGACGGCTTGCTCGAATATTCCCGAGTCGAGACCCAGGGAGATCCCTTCGAACCAATTGGCCTGGAGACGGTTCTGGAAGATGTTTTAGATAATCTCCAGTTCCGGATTGAGGAGCACGATACGGAGATTACGAGTGAGGACTTACCCGAGGTTGAGGGTGACGCCAGCCAACTCCGTCAAGTCTTTCAGAATCTACTGGAGAACGCCATCGAATATAGTGGCGACGCGCCACCCCAAGTACATATCTCGGCCGAACGAGCCGGTAACAAGTGGGTCGTATCGGTCAGCGACGACGGAATCGGCATTGACCCCGATGACCAAGACCGTATCTTCGAGATCTTCCAACGCCTTCACTCCCGTGAGGAGCACGACGGAACGGGGATCGGACTTGCACTGTGCAATCGAATCGTCGAACGTCACGGAGGCGAAATATGGATTGATTCGGAACCGGATGATGGAACGACGTTCTCGTTCTCGCTCCCCGCAGTAGAGAATAACTGCTAG
- a CDS encoding cell surface glycoprotein: protein MNRRKLLLTSGVTLTTALAGCSGDTDENGDVNGNANGNENGDENGGTNGDGTDTENESDPDENDGDDEVDETANQPETQTFEGSGATVEEVEIEGGLTVVDAEHTGESNFQVRIYEGDDDEYGTGFVNAIGNYEGASADLIEGGTQTMDVEADGSWRLEVRQPRATETEADNLPQSFSGNTPDIVGPIAFNGRHTAYGEHDGESNFQVRVYPEDGMFGEGVFNEIGEYEGETTFSHDGVGWVDVEADGNWTVEME, encoded by the coding sequence ATGAATCGCCGAAAACTGTTGCTTACGAGTGGTGTGACGCTCACGACCGCGCTTGCCGGCTGTTCTGGTGACACTGACGAAAACGGTGACGTGAACGGCAACGCCAATGGGAACGAGAACGGTGACGAAAACGGCGGCACGAATGGTGACGGAACCGATACTGAAAACGAGTCGGACCCCGACGAGAACGATGGAGACGACGAAGTCGACGAGACCGCTAACCAACCGGAAACGCAGACCTTCGAGGGGAGCGGTGCGACAGTCGAAGAAGTCGAGATTGAGGGCGGACTAACCGTCGTCGACGCCGAGCACACTGGGGAGTCGAACTTTCAGGTCCGAATCTACGAGGGCGATGACGACGAGTACGGGACCGGCTTCGTCAACGCGATCGGTAACTACGAGGGCGCCAGTGCTGACCTCATCGAGGGTGGAACCCAGACGATGGACGTCGAAGCGGACGGAAGCTGGCGACTTGAAGTCCGCCAGCCGCGAGCAACCGAGACCGAAGCCGACAATCTCCCGCAGAGCTTCAGTGGGAACACGCCGGACATCGTCGGTCCGATTGCGTTCAACGGCCGGCACACTGCTTACGGGGAACACGACGGCGAGTCGAACTTCCAGGTCCGTGTCTATCCTGAGGATGGTATGTTCGGTGAGGGCGTGTTCAACGAGATTGGCGAGTACGAGGGGGAAACGACGTTCAGTCACGACGGCGTCGGCTGGGTTGACGTCGAGGCCGACGGTAACTGGACCGTCGAGATGGAATAA
- a CDS encoding YciE/YciF ferroxidase family protein, with translation MATTNVDRIDDFEELFHHKLAQMYYAEQELVETMDEMAINATNERMSEGFADHRDETRTHVQRLEDVFAALDQPAERRENPVVDALEQERMTLEDAINDDDMLDMAYLNAAMMTERIEMTAYEGLTTMANKIGYDDEIKKPLKSNHDEEESAYRELSAMETASDMKSLWDRLTPS, from the coding sequence ATGGCGACCACTAACGTCGACCGCATCGACGACTTCGAGGAACTGTTCCACCACAAACTCGCGCAGATGTACTACGCCGAGCAGGAACTCGTCGAGACGATGGACGAGATGGCGATCAACGCAACCAACGAGCGGATGAGCGAGGGGTTCGCGGACCACCGCGACGAGACGCGGACGCACGTCCAGCGGCTGGAGGACGTCTTCGCGGCCCTCGACCAGCCGGCAGAGCGACGGGAGAATCCCGTCGTCGACGCCCTCGAGCAGGAACGGATGACCCTCGAGGACGCCATCAACGACGACGACATGCTCGACATGGCGTATCTGAACGCCGCGATGATGACCGAGCGCATCGAGATGACGGCCTACGAGGGGCTCACGACGATGGCGAACAAGATCGGCTACGACGACGAGATCAAGAAACCCCTCAAGTCCAACCACGACGAGGAAGAGTCGGCCTACCGCGAACTGTCGGCGATGGAGACGGCCTCGGACATGAAGTCCCTGTGGGACCGGCTGACCCCCTCGTAG
- a CDS encoding NAD(P)/FAD-dependent oxidoreductase: MPDVVIVGGGPAGLSAALFTAKNDLETVVFDTDETWMHKAHLFNYPGIRSISGDEFMELTRGQVSDRGADVRVGEEVTDIDPGGDGFTVETEDDAYEADYVVLATGADRSMAEDLEVDFSDDGTVDVDLDTETSVDDLYATGAMVRDEEWQAVIAAGDGASAALDILSKEKGEHFHDFDVPDDVA, encoded by the coding sequence ATGCCAGACGTCGTAATCGTCGGCGGCGGTCCCGCCGGCCTGAGCGCAGCGTTGTTCACCGCGAAGAACGACCTCGAGACCGTCGTTTTCGACACCGACGAGACCTGGATGCACAAGGCTCACCTGTTCAACTACCCCGGAATCCGGAGCATCAGCGGTGACGAGTTCATGGAACTGACCCGCGGGCAGGTCAGCGACCGCGGCGCCGACGTCCGCGTCGGCGAGGAGGTGACCGACATCGACCCCGGCGGCGACGGCTTCACCGTCGAAACAGAGGACGACGCCTACGAGGCCGACTACGTCGTCCTCGCGACGGGCGCCGACCGGTCGATGGCCGAGGACCTCGAGGTGGACTTTTCCGACGACGGCACCGTCGACGTCGATCTGGACACCGAGACGAGCGTCGACGACCTCTACGCGACGGGCGCGATGGTCCGCGACGAGGAGTGGCAGGCCGTCATCGCCGCGGGCGACGGCGCCTCGGCGGCGCTGGACATTCTGAGCAAGGAGAAGGGCGAGCACTTCCACGACTTCGACGTTCCAGACGACGTCGCGTGA
- a CDS encoding uracil-xanthine permease family protein, with protein MSNETDGGIQIEYGVDDKPPLPKSILLGLQHVAVMIVPATAVAYVVANGVGLEADAAYLVQMVLLFSGLATMVQAYTVGPVGARLPIVMGSSFTFVGATIDIGASFGLAAVFGAILVTGFVVEGLIGWQFKRIKPFFPPLVTGLVVVIIGLYLIPVAMDYVAGGTAAEAAGTFGGLQHLGLAALVLAIAVGLNMFTRGVTRLLSVLVAIVVGYATAIALTFATGLEIVDFGPVGEAAWIALPSPTRFGFEFEPIAIATFAVLFLVSSMETVGDMSGVTAAEGRNPTDEEFRGGLFNDGLLSSIGSIFGAFPITSFSQNVGIVNFTGVMSRHVVGIGGVFLAVLGLSPKVGAAVTTIPSAVFGGAVLLMAGMVAASGFRLIVTHIELDRRNTVIVAVSLGLGLGIATTPEALAGLPSRAELFFGQPVIATALSALALNTFVPGDSSPLFDAAPVATDASADSETPAAGPSDD; from the coding sequence ATGTCGAACGAAACTGACGGGGGCATTCAGATCGAATACGGCGTCGACGACAAACCGCCGTTACCGAAATCGATTCTGCTGGGCTTGCAACACGTTGCGGTCATGATCGTGCCGGCGACGGCGGTGGCGTACGTCGTCGCGAACGGTGTCGGTCTCGAGGCCGACGCGGCCTATCTCGTCCAGATGGTCCTGCTGTTTTCCGGACTGGCGACGATGGTACAGGCCTACACCGTCGGCCCGGTCGGTGCTCGGCTGCCGATCGTCATGGGCTCGAGTTTCACCTTCGTCGGCGCGACGATCGATATCGGCGCCAGCTTCGGACTGGCCGCCGTCTTCGGCGCGATTCTCGTCACCGGCTTCGTCGTCGAGGGCCTGATCGGCTGGCAGTTCAAACGCATCAAACCCTTCTTCCCGCCGCTGGTGACCGGTCTCGTCGTCGTCATCATCGGTCTCTACCTGATCCCGGTCGCGATGGACTACGTCGCCGGCGGCACCGCCGCCGAAGCGGCGGGCACCTTCGGCGGCCTGCAACACCTCGGACTGGCCGCGCTCGTGCTGGCGATCGCCGTCGGTCTCAACATGTTCACGCGCGGCGTCACGCGACTGCTGTCCGTGCTCGTCGCGATCGTCGTCGGCTACGCGACCGCCATCGCTCTCACGTTCGCGACGGGCCTCGAGATCGTCGACTTCGGACCCGTCGGCGAGGCCGCGTGGATCGCCCTGCCGTCACCGACCCGCTTCGGCTTCGAGTTCGAGCCGATCGCGATCGCCACGTTCGCCGTCCTCTTTCTGGTCTCCTCGATGGAGACCGTCGGCGACATGTCCGGCGTCACGGCCGCCGAAGGCCGGAACCCGACCGACGAGGAGTTCCGCGGTGGGCTGTTCAACGACGGCCTGCTGAGTTCGATCGGCTCGATCTTCGGCGCGTTCCCGATCACCTCGTTCTCCCAGAACGTCGGTATCGTCAACTTCACCGGCGTGATGAGCCGCCACGTCGTCGGCATCGGCGGCGTCTTCCTCGCCGTCCTCGGCCTGAGCCCCAAAGTGGGTGCCGCCGTCACGACGATCCCCAGTGCGGTCTTCGGCGGCGCCGTCCTGCTGATGGCCGGGATGGTCGCCGCGAGCGGGTTCCGACTGATCGTCACGCACATCGAACTCGATCGCCGGAACACGGTCATCGTCGCCGTTTCGCTCGGCCTCGGCCTCGGCATCGCGACGACGCCCGAAGCCCTCGCGGGACTGCCGAGCCGCGCCGAACTGTTCTTCGGCCAGCCGGTCATCGCGACCGCGCTGTCGGCGCTAGCGCTCAACACGTTCGTCCCCGGCGACTCGAGCCCGCTGTTCGACGCCGCCCCCGTGGCGACCGACGCGAGCGCGGACTCGGAGACCCCCGCCGCCGGACCGAGCGATGACTGA
- the hpt gene encoding hypoxanthine/guanine phosphoribosyltransferase, producing the protein MEKLIESLSDAPIIDKDGYEYLVHPISNGVPMLDPDLLREVVVEVMQTANLDVDKIVAPEAMGIHLATALSLQTDIPLVVIRKRPYGLEGEVSLHQQTGYSESEMYINDVEAGDRVLIVDDMLSTGGTLAAICTALDDIGADIVDIVVVMRKVGDSALDETPFEATSLLDITVEDGEVTVH; encoded by the coding sequence ATGGAGAAGCTCATCGAGTCGCTTTCCGACGCCCCGATCATCGACAAGGACGGCTACGAGTACCTCGTCCACCCGATCAGCAATGGCGTGCCGATGCTCGATCCCGACCTGTTGCGCGAGGTCGTCGTCGAGGTCATGCAGACGGCCAACCTGGACGTCGACAAGATCGTCGCCCCGGAAGCGATGGGGATCCACCTCGCGACCGCCCTCTCCCTGCAGACCGACATCCCGCTGGTCGTGATCCGCAAGCGTCCCTACGGCCTCGAGGGCGAGGTCTCGCTCCACCAGCAGACCGGCTACTCCGAGTCGGAGATGTACATCAACGACGTCGAGGCGGGCGACCGCGTCCTGATCGTCGACGACATGCTCTCGACCGGCGGGACGCTGGCGGCCATCTGCACCGCGCTGGACGACATCGGCGCCGACATCGTCGACATCGTGGTCGTGATGCGGAAGGTCGGCGACTCCGCGCTCGACGAGACGCCGTTCGAGGCGACGAGCCTCCTCGACATCACCGTCGAAGACGGCGAAGTCACGGTTCACTGA
- a CDS encoding sodium:calcium antiporter, translating to MKRRLLGTIAAAVSLTVPWVAVWVLTAGLPAVGYDPALFASLSTLATVAVSGVSILGAAFLLAWAAETAEKDVPRAFAIAILAVLAVAPEYAVDALYAWNAGQFAGTQRGIEAGNLAVANMTGANRILIGLGWSGIALFTIFRRKSDEDPAVKDRAGFLRDAVSIDPDISLEIVFLLLATLWAFLVPLNGGIDIFDMLILVGLYVAYIAIVIRGDVEPEDVHTGVPAALQRLPRPARIATIILLFAYSGFVIFVAVEPFAHGLEELGTEAGIPPFFMIQWIAPLASESPELIVVAYLVNKARSTAGFNALISSKLNQWTLLIGTLVVVYSLALGEYGALPFDSKQSAEIWLTAAQSFFAIALLVNFEVTAWEAVTLLVLFVSQVFLEFAVIRELIVLPITTEEMLLVYSAVYMVLGLLLFVSRREEFRLLLERSIGTITSAFGGEERPQQADD from the coding sequence GTGAAGCGGCGGCTGCTGGGGACGATCGCGGCGGCCGTCAGCCTGACGGTGCCGTGGGTCGCCGTCTGGGTGCTAACCGCTGGTCTCCCCGCGGTCGGCTACGATCCGGCGCTGTTCGCGAGTCTGTCGACGCTCGCGACCGTCGCAGTCAGCGGCGTCTCGATCCTCGGAGCCGCGTTCCTGCTCGCGTGGGCGGCCGAGACCGCCGAGAAGGACGTCCCTAGAGCGTTCGCGATCGCGATCCTCGCGGTGCTGGCGGTCGCTCCGGAGTACGCGGTCGACGCCCTCTACGCCTGGAACGCGGGTCAATTTGCGGGGACCCAACGTGGCATCGAGGCCGGGAACCTCGCCGTCGCGAACATGACCGGCGCCAACCGCATCCTCATCGGACTGGGCTGGTCCGGCATCGCGCTGTTTACCATCTTCCGTCGCAAATCGGACGAGGATCCCGCCGTCAAGGACCGCGCTGGATTCCTGCGGGACGCAGTTTCAATCGACCCCGACATCAGCCTCGAGATCGTCTTCCTGCTGTTGGCGACGCTCTGGGCGTTTCTGGTGCCGCTGAACGGCGGTATCGATATCTTCGACATGCTGATTCTGGTCGGCCTCTACGTCGCCTACATCGCGATCGTGATCCGCGGCGACGTCGAGCCCGAGGACGTCCACACCGGCGTGCCGGCCGCGCTCCAGCGGCTCCCCAGACCCGCACGAATCGCCACCATCATCCTGCTGTTCGCCTACTCCGGGTTCGTCATCTTCGTCGCCGTCGAACCGTTCGCCCACGGCTTAGAGGAACTCGGGACCGAAGCCGGCATTCCGCCCTTCTTCATGATCCAGTGGATCGCGCCGCTGGCCTCGGAATCGCCGGAACTCATCGTCGTCGCCTACCTGGTCAACAAGGCGCGGTCGACGGCCGGCTTCAACGCCCTGATCTCCTCGAAGCTCAACCAGTGGACGCTGCTCATCGGGACGCTCGTCGTCGTCTACTCGCTCGCGCTGGGAGAGTACGGCGCGCTCCCGTTCGACTCGAAGCAGTCGGCCGAGATCTGGCTCACGGCCGCCCAATCGTTCTTCGCGATCGCCCTCCTGGTCAACTTCGAGGTCACGGCCTGGGAAGCGGTCACGCTGCTCGTGTTGTTCGTCTCGCAGGTCTTCCTCGAGTTCGCCGTGATTCGCGAACTCATCGTGCTGCCGATCACGACCGAGGAGATGCTGCTCGTCTACAGCGCGGTCTACATGGTCCTCGGTCTACTGCTGTTCGTCAGCCGACGCGAGGAGTTCCGGCTACTCCTCGAGCGAAGTATCGGAACGATAACCAGCGCGTTCGGGGGCGAGGAACGCCCACAGCAGGCCGACGACTGA